From one Bacteroidota bacterium genomic stretch:
- a CDS encoding DUF418 domain-containing protein, protein MRQAHPVCPTHRILQIDILRGFALAGILVVNILGYNASLFDFGGFYGSIEDPGMKNIYQLIIGLASDKFIFLFSLLFGMGFYMIYQKPWADEKSFRIIYSRRLFFLMLFGILHILLFWAGDILLGYAILGFILLGLRKWKSSWLIILSAFLYFFPAFYILLHSFFPSIPDSLSSLTGYTMEDVLPVYSHGNYFEIMKLRIHEFWAFRYINTLYYWPKIMSLFIAGMLISKHSILKIINSHRAIAFSFLLIISLIAVLLFFTFEYIAATLASGNENLMAATYMGSYEFMNLFFGFGYFLLIVLLTSFRAGSFLLKPFSFAGRMALSNYIMQSLIGSLIFYGYGLGMFGMVRLDQLLLIALGIFIFQVVLSWLILRRFRFGPLEWLWRKLTYGTT, encoded by the coding sequence ATGAGGCAAGCACATCCCGTCTGCCCTACTCATCGCATTTTACAGATTGACATTTTGCGGGGATTTGCCCTTGCCGGCATCCTCGTTGTCAACATCCTGGGCTATAATGCATCGCTATTTGACTTTGGAGGTTTTTACGGGTCCATTGAAGATCCCGGAATGAAAAATATCTATCAATTGATCATTGGACTTGCTTCCGACAAATTCATCTTCCTTTTCTCACTGCTGTTTGGAATGGGCTTTTATATGATCTACCAAAAACCCTGGGCCGATGAAAAAAGCTTCAGGATCATCTATTCACGCAGGCTTTTCTTCCTGATGCTTTTCGGGATACTCCATATTTTACTTTTCTGGGCAGGTGACATCCTGCTGGGTTATGCTATTCTTGGATTCATCCTTCTGGGGTTGAGAAAGTGGAAATCATCCTGGTTAATCATTTTATCCGCATTCCTTTATTTTTTCCCGGCGTTCTATATTCTTCTTCACTCCTTTTTTCCATCCATACCGGATTCCCTATCGTCTCTTACAGGATACACGATGGAAGATGTCCTGCCTGTATATTCCCATGGCAACTATTTTGAAATCATGAAACTGAGAATACATGAATTCTGGGCATTCCGCTATATCAACACTCTTTATTACTGGCCCAAGATAATGTCGCTTTTCATAGCGGGTATGCTGATCAGTAAACACTCCATCCTGAAGATCATTAATTCGCATCGTGCTATTGCTTTCTCTTTCCTGCTAATAATAAGCCTTATCGCTGTTTTACTGTTTTTCACCTTTGAATATATTGCTGCAACCCTGGCATCCGGTAATGAAAACCTCATGGCAGCAACGTATATGGGAAGCTATGAATTCATGAACCTGTTCTTTGGTTTCGGATATTTTCTGCTGATTGTCCTGCTTACCTCTTTCCGCGCCGGAAGCTTCCTTCTCAAACCTTTTTCATTTGCAGGAAGGATGGCTCTGAGCAATTATATCATGCAATCACTGATCGGGAGTCTTATTTTTTATGGCTATGGTCTTGGTATGTTTGGGATGGTCAGGCTCGACCAGCTTCTACTTATTGCGCTGGGGATATTTATCTTCCAGGTTGTGCTAAGCTGGCTGATCCTTCGCAGGTTCCGCTTTGGGCCTCTTGAATGGCTATGGAGAAAACTTACCTACGGAACAACCTGA
- a CDS encoding PorT family protein, with amino-acid sequence MRILRLKFIVFFIAVVAFFINDVNGQRFLGAVALGGNLSRLNGDEADAGLTYNKLGMNVAAAVILPFGKNWDLTLETSFSQKGSRQGENPGNDYPWKYNLRLNYVEVPLLVHYIDKNIIRAGLGMSWGRLVSYKEVEDDGNLTPYTDVKKFADNDFSAVADVMIRLFHKFHLNLRYSRSVVPIRTRQFTYIPTSPPDPNAPGVTRVWERDQFNSVITLRLVYIINENLSERE; translated from the coding sequence ATGCGGATACTGAGACTCAAATTCATTGTCTTTTTTATTGCAGTTGTTGCTTTTTTTATCAATGATGTTAACGGACAAAGGTTTCTCGGGGCAGTGGCTTTGGGAGGTAACCTGTCGAGGCTAAACGGTGATGAAGCCGATGCAGGGCTTACATACAACAAGTTGGGAATGAATGTTGCCGCTGCGGTTATCCTGCCTTTTGGGAAAAACTGGGATCTCACCCTTGAAACTTCATTCTCACAGAAAGGCTCCCGTCAGGGTGAAAACCCGGGCAACGATTATCCCTGGAAATACAACTTGCGTTTGAACTATGTAGAGGTCCCCCTCCTGGTGCATTATATTGATAAAAATATAATACGTGCCGGATTAGGTATGTCGTGGGGAAGGCTTGTTTCATACAAGGAAGTTGAAGATGATGGGAACCTGACTCCTTATACCGATGTGAAGAAGTTTGCCGATAATGATTTCAGCGCGGTGGCTGACGTAATGATACGACTTTTCCATAAGTTTCATTTAAACCTTCGCTATAGCCGTTCCGTTGTACCTATCCGGACCCGGCAATTTACCTATATTCCAACCAGTCCTCCCGATCCCAATGCCCCGGGTGTTACCAGGGTCTGGGAGCGTGATCAGTTTAACAGCGTTATTACATTAAGGCTGGTCTATATTATCAATGAAAACCTGAGTGAGCGGGAGTAA
- a CDS encoding RNA-binding transcriptional accessory protein — MLEKFIVQIAGELNVRTDQVKNTVVLLAEGATIPFISRYRKEQTDSLDEEQITRIRDRMDQLKALDKRRETILESIEEQGKLTDELRQKIMDVTTMTELEDIYLPYRPKRKTRATIAKTRGLEPLAKMIMAQSDFDVEARAEQFVDPEKEVPGVEEAIAGARDIIAEWVNEHQYARKRIRDLFFRNAKVSSHVIKGKEQEGLNYKSWFEWEELLRNAPSHRILAMLRGEREGFLKINLGPEKDDALDILEKIFVKGRNDASEQVQKAVEDSYKRLMQPSMETEMKAVFKEKADVKAIEVFVDNVRQLLMAPPLGQKNTLAIDPGFRTGCKVVCLDRQGRLLHNETIYPHPPQNEVREAARKVLSLVDAYKIEAIAIGNGTAGRQTEKFIRSLKFKSDLIAVMVNESGASVYSASKVAREEFPDYDVTVRGAVSIGRRLMDPLAELVKIDPKAIGVGQYQHDVDQGMLSRSLEDTVISCVNAVGVEVNTSSKELLSFVSGMGPGLAESVVKYRNGNGPFRSREELKKVPRFGPKAFEQAAGFLRIHDADNLLDNSAVHPESYGIVQHMAQSLGVGIEDLMKDESLRKKIKLQEFVTETAGLPTLKDIMQELAKPGRDPRKKFDLFEFSQDVHEIEDLKPGMILPGIVTNITAFGAFVDIGVHQDGLVHISEMADKFVKDPGSIVSLNQKLQVRVLDVDIPRKRIQLSMKGLTGEN, encoded by the coding sequence ATGCTTGAAAAATTTATTGTTCAGATCGCCGGTGAACTGAATGTCCGCACGGATCAGGTTAAAAACACCGTCGTTTTACTCGCTGAAGGAGCAACGATCCCCTTCATATCGCGTTATCGCAAAGAACAAACCGACAGCCTTGACGAAGAGCAGATCACCCGCATCCGTGACAGGATGGACCAGTTGAAAGCACTCGACAAGCGCCGGGAGACCATCCTGGAATCTATTGAGGAACAAGGAAAACTCACAGATGAACTACGGCAGAAAATAATGGATGTCACCACCATGACGGAACTGGAAGATATCTACCTGCCTTACCGTCCGAAACGCAAGACACGGGCTACGATAGCAAAAACCCGTGGTTTGGAGCCTTTGGCAAAGATGATCATGGCGCAGTCGGATTTCGATGTGGAAGCCAGGGCTGAACAGTTTGTGGATCCGGAAAAGGAAGTTCCTGGAGTGGAGGAAGCTATTGCCGGAGCAAGGGATATTATTGCAGAATGGGTGAACGAACACCAGTATGCCAGGAAAAGGATACGCGATCTCTTCTTCAGGAATGCCAAGGTTTCTTCTCATGTGATCAAAGGTAAGGAGCAGGAGGGATTGAATTATAAATCGTGGTTTGAATGGGAGGAATTGTTGCGCAATGCACCTTCGCACAGGATATTGGCCATGCTGAGGGGAGAAAGAGAGGGTTTTTTAAAGATCAACCTGGGCCCGGAAAAGGATGATGCCCTGGATATCCTGGAGAAGATCTTCGTTAAAGGCCGCAATGATGCCTCTGAGCAGGTTCAAAAGGCTGTTGAAGATTCATATAAGCGCCTGATGCAGCCATCTATGGAAACAGAGATGAAGGCAGTTTTTAAAGAGAAAGCCGATGTAAAAGCCATTGAAGTCTTTGTGGATAATGTCAGGCAGTTACTTATGGCACCGCCATTAGGACAAAAAAATACTTTGGCCATAGATCCAGGATTCCGTACAGGATGTAAAGTGGTTTGTCTCGACAGGCAGGGGCGGCTTTTGCATAATGAAACCATTTATCCACATCCCCCACAGAACGAGGTCAGGGAGGCTGCCCGGAAAGTGCTGAGCCTGGTTGATGCGTATAAGATTGAAGCCATAGCCATAGGTAACGGTACAGCGGGAAGACAGACGGAGAAATTCATCAGGAGCCTGAAATTCAAGAGTGACCTGATTGCTGTGATGGTAAATGAAAGCGGTGCTTCCGTTTACTCAGCCTCCAAAGTGGCCAGGGAAGAATTCCCGGATTACGATGTTACCGTCAGAGGGGCTGTTTCCATAGGCCGGCGCCTTATGGATCCTCTTGCCGAACTGGTGAAAATAGATCCCAAAGCCATTGGGGTGGGGCAGTATCAGCATGATGTTGACCAGGGCATGTTATCCAGGAGCCTGGAAGATACAGTGATAAGTTGTGTCAATGCCGTAGGGGTGGAAGTGAACACTTCCTCAAAGGAATTGCTTTCTTTTGTTTCAGGAATGGGTCCCGGCCTGGCAGAGAGCGTTGTTAAGTACAGAAATGGGAATGGCCCTTTCAGATCCAGAGAAGAACTGAAGAAAGTGCCACGGTTTGGTCCCAAAGCCTTTGAGCAGGCAGCAGGGTTCCTGAGGATACACGATGCAGATAATCTTTTGGATAACAGCGCCGTACATCCTGAGAGTTATGGGATTGTTCAGCACATGGCTCAAAGCCTCGGTGTTGGGATAGAAGATCTCATGAAAGATGAGAGTCTGAGAAAGAAAATTAAACTTCAGGAATTTGTAACCGAAACAGCCGGTTTGCCAACGCTGAAGGATATCATGCAGGAGCTGGCCAAACCCGGTCGCGATCCCAGGAAGAAATTCGATCTTTTCGAGTTTTCGCAGGATGTTCATGAAATAGAGGATCTGAAGCCGGGGATGATCCTGCCGGGAATAGTTACAAATATAACTGCTTTTGGCGCTTTTGTCGATATTGGAGTACATCAGGATGGACTTGTGCATATCAGTGAGATGGCCGACAAGTTTGTGAAAGATCCGGGCAGCATAGTCAGCCTGAACCAGAAGTTGCAGGTCCGCGTACTCGATGTGGATATACCCCGGAAAAGAATACAATTATCGATGAAGGGGCTGACGGGGGAAAATTAG
- a CDS encoding cupin domain-containing protein translates to MKQAEDLIRLLNLQPHPEGGFYREIHRSDDDLPEESLPERYTGKRSLITSIYYLLKGNDFSAFHRLRSDELWHFHAGEVLEVFILGNDGTLNIRMLGPDPGSGHQFQVMIPRGHWFAARLKDSGSFCLTGCTVAPGFDFSDFELAERSQLLQIFPEHKEYIIQLTRDQVVP, encoded by the coding sequence ATGAAACAGGCAGAAGATCTGATCCGCCTGCTGAACCTGCAGCCACACCCCGAAGGAGGTTTCTATCGTGAGATTCACAGATCGGATGATGATCTTCCGGAAGAATCTCTTCCTGAAAGATATACAGGAAAAAGATCGCTGATAACATCCATTTATTATCTTCTGAAGGGTAACGATTTCTCCGCATTCCACCGTCTCAGGTCAGACGAACTCTGGCATTTCCATGCCGGCGAGGTCCTTGAGGTGTTTATACTGGGGAATGACGGAACCCTGAACATACGAATGCTCGGCCCTGATCCTGGCAGTGGTCATCAATTTCAGGTAATGATTCCCAGAGGTCACTGGTTTGCTGCAAGACTAAAAGATTCAGGATCGTTTTGCCTTACCGGATGTACGGTAGCTCCGGGATTTGATTTTTCGGATTTCGAACTTGCTGAGCGGTCTCAATTGCTACAGATTTTTCCTGAACATAAAGAATATATTATTCAATTAACACGGGATCAGGTTGTTCCGTAG